A single Candidatus Acetothermia bacterium DNA region contains:
- a CDS encoding putative glycoside hydrolase, with translation MRHRLPFRTLIVVAGLLGVCFPGQSPMSSSPAAPPPPATVHGHRGVYLTAYAAARPGFLEGTLDHLARFGLDAVVIDVKNNQGEVCYPSQVDLAHRIGAVKPLLDLTAVVWAVHARGMYAIARQVVFYDPLLARHLGSSTAPWVLPTVEAAVEYNLAIAGEVERAGFDELQLDYIRFPDDGPIGPDYSARCAAVEAFLVQAKDRLSLPISVDVYGRVMWPWNARRIDPIGQHLEGMARLVDVVSPMLYPSHFVEQELKNDPYGTVRRTMEHGLARVDTPLRPFLQAFAMAIPPGMTLAEYIVAQVRAAEETGADGYLFWNPRSDYSALWEALGRR, from the coding sequence ATGAGGCACCGGCTCCCGTTTCGAACGTTGATCGTCGTCGCCGGGTTGCTCGGGGTCTGCTTTCCAGGACAGTCACCCATGAGCTCCTCCCCGGCGGCGCCCCCGCCTCCGGCCACGGTCCACGGCCACCGCGGGGTGTACCTCACCGCCTACGCTGCCGCCCGGCCGGGGTTCCTCGAGGGCACGCTCGACCACCTGGCGCGGTTCGGCCTGGACGCGGTGGTGATCGACGTCAAGAACAACCAGGGCGAGGTGTGCTACCCCTCCCAGGTCGACCTGGCCCACCGCATCGGCGCAGTGAAGCCTCTGCTGGACCTCACCGCAGTGGTGTGGGCGGTGCACGCCCGGGGCATGTACGCCATCGCCCGACAGGTCGTGTTCTACGATCCCCTCCTTGCCCGTCACCTCGGCTCATCCACCGCCCCGTGGGTGTTGCCCACGGTGGAGGCGGCGGTGGAGTACAACCTGGCGATCGCCGGGGAGGTGGAGCGGGCGGGGTTCGATGAGCTCCAGTTGGACTACATCCGGTTCCCGGACGATGGCCCCATCGGGCCGGACTACTCCGCCCGGTGCGCGGCGGTGGAGGCGTTCTTGGTCCAGGCAAAGGACCGCTTGTCGCTGCCCATCTCCGTGGACGTGTACGGCCGGGTGATGTGGCCGTGGAACGCCCGCCGCATCGACCCCATCGGCCAACACCTGGAGGGGATGGCCAGGCTCGTGGACGTGGTGTCGCCGATGCTCTACCCATCCCATTTTGTTGAGCAAGAGCTCAAGAACGACCCCTACGGCACCGTGCGGCGAACCATGGAACACGGGCTGGCCCGGGTGGACACCCCGCTGCGCCCGTTCCTGCAGGCGTTCGCCATGGCCATCCCGCCCGGGATGACCCTGGCCGAGTACATCGTGGCCCAGGTCCGGGCAGCGGAGGAGACAGGGGCGGACGGTTATCTCTTCTGGAATCCCCGCTCCGACTACTCCGCTCTCTGGGAGGCGTTGGGCCGGCGGTAG